Proteins encoded in a region of the Campylobacter sp. MIT 99-7217 genome:
- the murJ gene encoding murein biosynthesis integral membrane protein MurJ, protein MALNFKNLVFKNFLINALGILFSRILGLVRDLLIAFFLGAGLYSDIFFVALKMPAFFRRIFAEGAFTQSFLPNFTKAKKKGAFCVSVLWQFSLAVLLLCLLVSFFSSFFTKIFALGFNAETIALAAPLVAINFWYLFFIFLVTFLASLLNYKQKFFISSFSAALFNLAIIIAAFFVKQDEPLKTLYYFSYATVLSGLAQLIWHLLALKNNQTIKAMYLSIKLKRTKTRLEGFYTNFFHGVLGSSATQISTLLDTAIASFLLSGSISYLYYANRVFQLPLALFAIALTQVSFPKILRHLKSGQENLALNFLQKAFASLSMLLIASSIVGAVFAKEICELLFERGNFNAQDTKITAFVLIAYLVGLLPFGLQKLFSLWLYAKFKQKIAAIIAFKALLINLVFAIFFVFIIKDEELKVLAVAFSSSLSGFYLFFANIKEFGFKNFFALISLKFSLLACLFLAFFGFVLFEFKGKIVSFLIWIYQCLKGFL, encoded by the coding sequence ATGGCTCTAAATTTTAAAAACCTCGTTTTCAAAAATTTTCTCATCAATGCCTTGGGGATTTTATTTTCCCGAATTTTAGGGCTTGTTAGGGATTTGCTGATCGCCTTTTTTTTAGGAGCCGGACTTTATAGTGATATTTTTTTTGTTGCTTTAAAAATGCCTGCTTTTTTCCGCCGTATATTTGCTGAGGGAGCATTTACTCAAAGCTTTTTGCCAAATTTCACCAAGGCTAAAAAAAAGGGTGCATTTTGCGTGAGTGTGCTTTGGCAATTTAGCCTTGCAGTGCTTTTGCTTTGCCTTTTAGTAAGCTTTTTTTCAAGCTTTTTTACTAAAATTTTTGCACTTGGCTTTAATGCTGAGACTATAGCCCTTGCAGCACCTTTGGTGGCTATAAATTTTTGGTATTTATTTTTTATCTTTTTGGTTACCTTTCTTGCCTCGCTTTTAAATTATAAACAAAAATTTTTCATTTCTTCTTTCTCGGCAGCTTTGTTTAACCTAGCTATCATCATTGCAGCCTTTTTTGTCAAACAAGATGAGCCTTTAAAAACGCTTTATTATTTTTCTTATGCCACCGTTTTAAGCGGTCTTGCTCAGCTCATTTGGCATCTTTTAGCCCTTAAAAATAACCAAACCATCAAAGCCATGTACCTTAGCATAAAGCTTAAACGCACCAAAACAAGGCTTGAGGGCTTTTATACGAATTTTTTTCACGGCGTTTTAGGCTCTTCAGCCACGCAAATTTCAACCCTGCTTGATACAGCCATTGCGAGTTTTTTGCTCAGTGGTAGCATTTCTTATCTTTATTATGCAAACCGCGTATTTCAGCTACCACTAGCCCTTTTTGCCATAGCTTTAACTCAGGTGAGCTTTCCTAAAATTCTAAGACATTTGAAAAGTGGGCAAGAAAATTTAGCCCTAAATTTTTTACAAAAAGCATTTGCAAGCTTAAGCATGCTTTTGATCGCTTCAAGCATAGTTGGAGCTGTTTTTGCAAAAGAAATTTGCGAACTTTTGTTTGAAAGAGGAAATTTCAATGCCCAGGATACCAAGATAACAGCCTTTGTGTTGATCGCTTATCTTGTGGGACTTTTGCCTTTTGGCTTGCAAAAGCTTTTTTCTTTGTGGCTTTATGCTAAATTTAAGCAAAAAATCGCCGCCATAATCGCCTTTAAAGCCTTGCTTATCAATCTTGTTTTTGCTATATTTTTCGTTTTTATCATCAAAGATGAGGAGCTAAAAGTGCTTGCTGTGGCATTTTCAAGCTCTTTAAGTGGCTTTTATTTATTTTTTGCTAATATTAAAGAATTTGGTTTTAAAAACTTTTTTGCTTTGATTTCTTTGAAATTTAGCCTTTTGGCTTGTTTATTTTTGGCATTTTTTGGCTTTGTTTTGTTTGAGTTTAAGGGCAAGATTGTTAGCTTTTTGATATGGATATATCAGTGTTTGAAAGGATTTTTATGA
- the cysS gene encoding cysteine--tRNA ligase: protein MNLFDSVLKEKVKLDKKNVNIYLCGPTVYDDAHLGHARSSICFDLLRRTLLALGFEVKFARNYTDIDDKLLKKMSQTGQSLEQIAEFYIDSYEADMRALNVLEPNFKPRATHFIKEMIELILELEKGGFTYVLKDGIYLDTSKDEGYFSLSKRSLGENLSRLEFNEGRKNESDFVLWKFDENFYEAPFGKGRPGWHTECVAMIETLFKDGLDIHCGGIDLLFPHHENEASQHRCACDKNLASIWLHNGFVRIEGEKMSKSLNNSFFVKDALRDFCGEALRFYLLNSHYRAHFNFSLQDLKAASKRLDKLYRLKKRLNLQSFKDFDEGLQNEFKTKLAQSLLEALSDDLNISVALSLVDEFVAHANLALDENKAQIKELEESLKELALILGFGFLDPHEYFNFGIDEAFKKEIEEQIKLRDEAKKAKNYALADEIRANLAKKNIILMDTAEGVLWEKNNE, encoded by the coding sequence ATGAATTTATTTGATAGCGTTTTGAAAGAAAAAGTAAAGCTTGATAAAAAAAATGTTAATATTTATCTTTGCGGTCCAACCGTCTATGATGACGCACATTTAGGGCATGCAAGAAGTAGCATTTGCTTTGATTTGCTTCGCAGAACGCTTTTAGCTTTGGGCTTTGAGGTAAAATTTGCAAGAAATTACACAGATATTGATGATAAGCTTCTTAAAAAAATGAGCCAAACAGGGCAAAGTTTGGAGCAAATCGCTGAGTTTTATATTGATTCTTATGAGGCGGATATGAGGGCTTTAAATGTGCTTGAGCCAAATTTTAAGCCAAGGGCAACGCATTTTATCAAAGAAATGATAGAGCTTATTTTAGAGCTTGAAAAGGGCGGTTTTACCTATGTTTTAAAAGATGGAATATATCTTGATACCTCAAAAGATGAGGGGTATTTTAGCCTTTCAAAAAGAAGCTTGGGAGAGAATTTAAGCCGTTTAGAATTTAATGAAGGTAGAAAAAATGAAAGTGATTTTGTGCTTTGGAAATTTGATGAAAATTTTTATGAAGCACCTTTTGGCAAGGGAAGACCGGGCTGGCATACTGAGTGCGTGGCGATGATAGAAACGCTTTTTAAAGATGGGCTTGATATACATTGCGGGGGCATTGATCTGCTCTTTCCACATCATGAAAATGAAGCTTCTCAGCATCGTTGTGCTTGTGATAAAAATTTAGCCTCTATTTGGCTTCATAATGGCTTTGTGCGAATCGAGGGCGAAAAGATGAGCAAAAGCCTAAATAATAGCTTTTTTGTCAAAGACGCTTTGAGGGATTTTTGCGGGGAGGCTTTGAGATTTTATCTTTTAAATTCGCATTATAGGGCACATTTTAATTTTTCCTTGCAGGATTTAAAGGCTGCTTCTAAAAGGCTTGATAAGCTTTATAGGCTTAAAAAAAGGCTAAATTTACAAAGCTTTAAAGATTTTGATGAGGGCTTGCAAAATGAGTTTAAAACTAAGCTTGCCCAAAGCTTGCTTGAGGCTTTGAGCGATGATTTAAATATCTCAGTGGCTTTAAGCTTGGTTGATGAGTTCGTGGCTCATGCAAATTTAGCTCTTGATGAAAACAAAGCACAGATCAAAGAGCTTGAAGAAAGCCTAAAAGAGCTTGCTTTGATACTTGGTTTTGGTTTTTTAGATCCTCATGAGTATTTTAATTTTGGCATTGATGAGGCTTTTAAAAAAGAAATTGAAGAGCAAATCAAGCTTAGAGACGAGGCAAAAAAGGCGAAAAATTATGCTTTAGCTGATGAAATAAGAGCAAATTTAGCAAAGAAAAATATCATCTTAATGGACACAGCCGAAGGCGTTTTGTGGGAGAAAAATAATGAGTAA
- a CDS encoding ABC transporter ATP-binding protein, with translation MSKTKTMSLKEVLIRFAPFYKEYKFYFAISIVGMLLAAAGTALSAWMIEPILDKIFVAKDITLLYYTPFLVVIVYVVKSSGIYLQSYYISFIGTDILRKLREEVLRNIIYLDMKFFQRYRSGELISRCTNDIGALQSIVSSIIPEFFRELIYAVGLLGVVIYQSPKLAFFALIVIPAAAYPLVLFAKKLKKLGVKTQEKNSDLTSRLNEIFSNIELIKSNNSQEMEMNKFKKENQEFCNFSLKNARIDALISPLMEIMGSFGVVIVIIVGGKEVIDGSMSTGAFFSFLTALFLIYRPIKKLSSLYGRLQGAIAASERTFYLLDLRSELKGGDKKLENIEKIAFKDVCFAYDEQRQTLKNVNFEFKRGEILALAGPSGGGKSSIIALLMYFFDKKSGQILFNDDDISTYNTNSLRQKIALVTQNIYLFNDTIANNIAYSEEFSEERVIKALKDANAYEFVEQMGGMNAMILEHGKNLSGGQKQRIAIARALYKNPDLLIFDEATSALDNESEKAIVKIMENLKKDKLVLVIAHRLSTIENADCIVMIDKGEIIGMGSDKHLLQTCELYKKFKQKSMEKNEE, from the coding sequence ATGAGTAAAACAAAAACAATGAGTTTAAAAGAAGTTTTGATTCGTTTTGCACCCTTTTATAAAGAATATAAATTTTATTTTGCTATCTCCATCGTAGGAATGCTTCTAGCAGCAGCTGGAACGGCACTTTCTGCATGGATGATAGAGCCTATCTTAGATAAAATTTTTGTTGCAAAAGACATAACCTTGCTTTATTATACGCCTTTTTTGGTGGTGATCGTGTATGTTGTAAAAAGTAGTGGGATTTATTTGCAAAGTTATTATATTTCTTTCATTGGAACGGATATTTTAAGAAAATTAAGAGAAGAGGTTTTAAGAAATATCATCTATCTTGATATGAAATTTTTTCAAAGATACAGAAGCGGAGAGCTTATAAGTCGTTGCACAAATGATATTGGGGCTTTACAAAGTATAGTTTCAAGCATTATCCCTGAGTTTTTTAGAGAGCTTATTTATGCTGTGGGGCTTTTAGGCGTCGTGATTTATCAAAGTCCAAAGCTTGCTTTTTTTGCCCTTATTGTGATACCAGCAGCTGCCTATCCTTTGGTTTTGTTTGCTAAAAAGCTTAAAAAACTAGGCGTAAAAACTCAGGAAAAAAATTCAGACCTTACCTCAAGGCTCAATGAAATTTTTTCAAATATAGAGTTGATCAAATCAAATAATTCTCAAGAAATGGAAATGAACAAATTTAAAAAAGAAAATCAAGAATTTTGTAATTTTTCTTTAAAGAATGCAAGAATAGATGCACTTATCAGTCCTTTAATGGAAATAATGGGCTCTTTTGGTGTTGTGATTGTCATCATTGTAGGTGGAAAAGAAGTTATTGACGGAAGTATGAGTACAGGTGCATTTTTTAGCTTTTTAACAGCCTTGTTTTTGATTTATAGACCTATTAAAAAGCTTTCATCTTTGTATGGGAGATTGCAAGGTGCAATCGCAGCAAGTGAGAGAACTTTTTATCTTTTAGATCTAAGATCAGAGCTTAAAGGTGGGGATAAAAAACTTGAAAACATAGAAAAAATAGCTTTCAAAGATGTTTGCTTTGCTTATGATGAGCAAAGGCAGACTTTAAAAAATGTTAATTTTGAATTTAAAAGAGGAGAGATTTTAGCTCTTGCAGGACCAAGTGGAGGCGGAAAAAGCTCTATTATAGCCTTGCTGATGTATTTTTTTGACAAGAAATCTGGGCAAATTTTATTCAATGATGATGATATAAGCACTTATAATACAAATTCTTTGCGTCAAAAAATTGCTCTTGTAACTCAAAATATTTATCTTTTTAATGATACCATAGCAAATAATATAGCTTATAGTGAAGAATTTAGTGAAGAAAGGGTAATAAAAGCCTTAAAAGATGCAAATGCTTATGAGTTTGTTGAGCAAATGGGTGGAATGAATGCTATGATCTTAGAACATGGCAAAAACTTAAGCGGTGGTCAAAAGCAACGCATAGCTATAGCAAGAGCACTTTATAAAAATCCTGATTTGCTTATCTTTGATGAGGCGACTTCAGCCCTTGATAATGAAAGTGAAAAAGCCATAGTTAAAATCATGGAAAATTTAAAAAAAGATAAGCTCGTTTTGGTGATTGCTCACCGTTTAAGTACGATTGAAAATGCTGATTGTATTGTTATGATTGATAAGGGAGAGATTATAGGTATGGGTAGCGATAAGCACCTACTTCAAACTTGTGAGCTTTATAAGAAATTTAAGCAAAAAAGTATGGAAAAAAATGAAGAATAA
- a CDS encoding quinone-dependent dihydroorotate dehydrogenase has protein sequence MNYQLIKPLLFKLDPEFAHSLAEYFLKTLDFTFPSALSLFAQDCIINDERLEQELLGLKFSNPVGIAGGFDKNATMIRPLATLGFGFLEFGTFTPKAQAGNDKPRLFRLVKQESLQNAMGFNNAGSARIAQNLSRLYPFVLPLGANIGKNKTTPNEEALKDYFILLKEFDKLCDYFIINISSPNTKNLRALQNDEFLKELLSEAKRLTSKPILIKIAPDMSVKDALKLCENAILHKASGFIIANTSTDYSLLDNNRTFGGISGKLIQEKSRTFFKALAKELFGKTLLISSGGIDSAKEAYERIKDGASLVQIYTGFIFKGPSLAKDINEGLLEFMQKDKIKDISELIGVNIK, from the coding sequence ATGAATTATCAACTCATCAAGCCACTGCTTTTCAAGCTTGATCCTGAATTTGCTCATAGTTTAGCTGAGTATTTTTTAAAAACCCTAGATTTTACTTTTCCGTCCGCCTTGTCTTTGTTTGCTCAAGATTGCATTATCAATGATGAGAGATTGGAACAAGAGCTTTTGGGGCTTAAATTTAGCAATCCAGTAGGCATTGCAGGCGGTTTTGATAAAAATGCTACCATGATTCGTCCTTTGGCTACGCTTGGTTTTGGTTTTTTGGAATTTGGAACTTTCACTCCAAAAGCTCAAGCTGGTAATGATAAGCCTCGCTTGTTTCGCCTAGTTAAGCAAGAAAGCTTGCAAAATGCTATGGGTTTTAACAACGCCGGCTCTGCTAGGATAGCTCAAAATTTAAGCAGGCTTTATCCTTTTGTGCTTCCACTTGGTGCAAATATAGGCAAAAACAAAACTACGCCAAATGAAGAGGCTTTGAAGGATTATTTTATCTTGCTGAAAGAATTTGATAAGCTGTGTGATTATTTTATCATCAACATTTCTTCGCCAAATACTAAGAATTTAAGAGCCTTGCAAAATGATGAGTTTTTAAAAGAGCTTTTAAGCGAAGCAAAAAGGCTTACTTCTAAGCCTATCTTGATAAAAATCGCTCCTGATATGAGCGTAAAAGACGCACTTAAACTTTGTGAAAATGCTATTTTACATAAGGCTTCAGGCTTTATCATAGCAAATACAAGCACGGATTATTCTTTACTTGATAATAACCGCACCTTTGGAGGCATAAGTGGCAAGCTTATACAAGAAAAAAGCAGGACTTTTTTTAAGGCTTTAGCAAAAGAACTTTTTGGTAAAACCTTGCTCATTTCAAGTGGGGGCATTGATAGTGCTAAGGAAGCTTATGAACGCATTAAAGATGGGGCAAGCTTAGTTCAAATTTATACAGGTTTTATTTTTAAAGGTCCATCACTTGCAAAAGATATCAACGAGGGACTTTTAGAGTTTATGCAAAAAGATAAGATAAAAGATATTAGCGAATTAATAGGAGTAAATATAAAATGA
- a CDS encoding M16 family metallopeptidase gives MIAYEKKVLKNKFEVYAFPVNKGSEVISVDIFYKVGSRNEVMGKSGIAHMLEHLNFKSTKNLKAGEFDEIVKGFGGVDNASTGFDYTHYFIKCSKSSLDKALWLFAELMSNLNLKDEEFQPERQVVLEERRWRTDNNPLGYLYFRLFNHAFMYHSYHWTPIGFYKDIENWSIEDIRDFHSRFYQPKNAFLMVSGDIDKDEVFKLASKHFEGIKNTKSIPKLHTKEPKQDGAKRLELFKQSDTQILALGFKIPNFKHKDIPALNALSELLGSGKSSLMSEILVDKLGLINDFYAFVNDSIDENLFIFVCVCNVGIRAELVEKELLKILENLKKGKISKQSLEKIKNNVKSDFIFSLNTASSVANIYGSYLAKGDLKPLLNYQENIEKLELKDLQECAKKYFVAKNSTTIILRKE, from the coding sequence ATGATAGCTTATGAAAAAAAGGTTTTAAAAAATAAATTTGAGGTCTATGCCTTTCCTGTAAATAAGGGTAGCGAGGTAATAAGCGTTGATATTTTTTACAAGGTTGGTTCAAGAAATGAAGTAATGGGAAAAAGCGGTATAGCTCACATGCTAGAGCATTTAAATTTCAAAAGTACAAAGAATTTAAAAGCAGGCGAATTTGATGAGATCGTAAAGGGCTTTGGCGGGGTGGATAATGCCAGCACTGGTTTTGACTACACTCATTATTTTATCAAATGCTCTAAATCAAGCCTAGATAAAGCCTTGTGGCTTTTTGCTGAGCTTATGTCTAATTTAAACTTAAAAGATGAGGAGTTTCAGCCTGAACGCCAAGTAGTGCTTGAAGAAAGGCGTTGGCGAACTGATAATAATCCCCTAGGATATTTATATTTTAGACTTTTTAATCATGCCTTTATGTATCATTCTTATCATTGGACGCCTATTGGTTTTTATAAGGACATTGAAAATTGGAGCATAGAGGACATTAGGGATTTTCATTCAAGATTTTATCAGCCTAAAAATGCTTTTTTAATGGTAAGTGGCGATATCGATAAAGACGAGGTTTTTAAGCTAGCTAGCAAGCATTTTGAGGGCATTAAAAATACAAAAAGCATTCCAAAACTTCACACCAAAGAACCAAAGCAAGACGGGGCTAAAAGATTAGAGCTTTTTAAGCAAAGTGATACGCAAATTTTAGCCCTTGGCTTTAAAATTCCAAATTTCAAACACAAAGATATACCAGCACTGAATGCTTTAAGCGAGCTTTTAGGATCTGGCAAAAGTTCTTTGATGAGTGAAATTTTGGTTGATAAACTTGGGCTTATCAATGATTTTTACGCCTTTGTAAATGATAGTATTGATGAGAATTTATTTATTTTTGTTTGTGTTTGTAATGTTGGCATAAGGGCTGAGCTTGTGGAAAAAGAGCTTTTAAAGATACTTGAAAATCTAAAAAAAGGTAAAATCTCAAAACAAAGCCTAGAAAAGATCAAAAACAATGTAAAAAGCGATTTTATCTTTTCCTTAAACACCGCAAGTAGCGTGGCAAATATCTATGGCTCTTATCTTGCTAAGGGGGATTTAAAACCGCTTTTAAATTATCAAGAAAATATCGAAAAACTAGAGCTTAAAGACCTGCAAGAATGTGCAAAAAAGTATTTTGTAGCTAAAAATTCAACCACGATTATCTTGAGAAAGGAGTAA
- the dapA gene encoding 4-hydroxy-tetrahydrodipicolinate synthase, with protein MDSKIIIGAMTALITPFKDGKLDEQTYHKLIKRQIKNGIDAVVPVGTTGESATLTHEEHRLCIEIALDACKGTSTKVLAGAGSNATHEAVDLAKFAEKNNADGILSVTPYYNKPTQEGLYQHYKAIANSVEIPLLLYNVPGRTGCEIATDTAIRLFRDCENIYGVKEASGNIDRCVDLLAHEPRMILISGDDAINYPILSNGGKGVISVTSNLLPDMTAKLTHLALDEKYKEAKAINDELYNINKILFCESNPIPIKAAMYLCNLLESLEYRLPLVVPSKETMKKLENILAQYSVVGF; from the coding sequence ATGGATTCAAAAATCATCATCGGTGCAATGACAGCTTTAATCACGCCTTTTAAAGACGGCAAGCTTGATGAACAAACCTATCATAAGCTCATTAAAAGGCAGATTAAAAATGGCATTGACGCTGTCGTGCCTGTTGGGACCACAGGAGAAAGTGCTACGCTTACGCACGAAGAACACAGACTTTGCATAGAAATCGCCCTTGATGCGTGCAAAGGCACAAGCACAAAGGTTTTAGCAGGCGCTGGAAGTAATGCAACGCATGAGGCTGTGGATTTGGCTAAATTTGCCGAGAAAAATAATGCCGATGGGATTTTAAGTGTTACGCCTTATTATAACAAGCCTACCCAAGAGGGGCTTTATCAGCACTATAAAGCCATTGCAAATAGCGTTGAAATTCCACTTTTGCTTTATAATGTCCCAGGACGCACAGGCTGTGAGATAGCTACTGATACGGCTATAAGGCTTTTTAGGGATTGTGAAAATATTTATGGGGTCAAAGAAGCAAGCGGAAATATCGATAGATGTGTGGATTTGCTAGCTCATGAGCCAAGAATGATTTTGATTAGTGGTGATGATGCGATTAATTATCCTATACTTTCAAATGGCGGAAAGGGCGTGATTTCTGTTACTTCAAATTTACTTCCAGATATGACAGCAAAGCTTACTCATCTAGCCTTAGATGAAAAATACAAAGAAGCTAAGGCGATCAATGATGAACTTTATAATATCAATAAGATTCTTTTTTGCGAAAGCAATCCTATCCCTATAAAAGCGGCGATGTATCTTTGCAACTTACTAGAAAGTTTAGAATACCGCTTACCTTTGGTTGTTCCAAGCAAAGAAACGATGAAAAAACTTGAAAATATTTTAGCACAATATTCAGTCGTGGGATTTTAG
- a CDS encoding isoprenylcysteine carboxylmethyltransferase family protein: MKLNRFFWQYVLGALFAVWVLISYTPYVNLGANLIRTFGVLCVIVGVIGRIYATVFIGGMKNEGVNGTKFIDYGAYSLCRNPLYLFSFIALIGLLALKAQIVLILIGIVLYLWIYHYTILAEEKFLASKFGASYEQFLKNTSRFFPKFKGFFYPETIIVKPAFLHKELKRAVNWFIAVLVLLLIELLHAYEFLPNLYTLY, encoded by the coding sequence TTGAAATTAAATCGTTTTTTTTGGCAGTATGTACTTGGGGCTTTATTTGCGGTTTGGGTGCTTATTTCTTACACTCCTTATGTAAATTTGGGCGCAAATTTAATCCGCACCTTTGGTGTTTTGTGTGTTATTGTTGGCGTGATAGGGCGAATTTATGCCACCGTTTTTATAGGAGGCATGAAAAATGAGGGCGTTAATGGGACGAAGTTTATTGATTATGGTGCTTATAGCTTGTGTCGCAATCCTTTATATCTTTTTTCTTTTATCGCTCTTATAGGACTTTTAGCTTTGAAAGCACAAATCGTGCTTATTCTTATAGGCATAGTGCTTTATTTGTGGATATATCATTACACTATACTTGCAGAAGAAAAATTTTTGGCTTCTAAATTTGGAGCAAGTTATGAGCAGTTTTTGAAAAATACTTCAAGATTTTTTCCAAAATTTAAGGGCTTTTTCTATCCTGAAACTATCATCGTTAAGCCAGCTTTTTTGCATAAGGAGTTAAAAAGGGCTGTGAATTGGTTTATAGCTGTTTTAGTGCTTTTGTTGATAGAACTTTTGCATGCTTATGAGTTTTTGCCAAATTTATATACGCTTTATTGA
- a CDS encoding enoyl-ACP reductase: protein MNDYFKGKTLVISGGTRGIGRAIVYEFAKVGVNIAFTYNSNAQIADEMIKDLEANYKIKARAYEFNILEPETYKELFEKIDADFDRVDFFISNAIISGRAVVGGYTKFMKLKPRGINNIFTATVNAFVVGAQEAAKRMEKVGGGSIISISSTGNLVHIENYAGHGTAKAAVEAMARYAATELGDKNIRVNVVSGGPIETDALRAFTNYEEVKQATINLSPLNRMGQPEDLAGACLFLCSDKASWVAGHTFIVDGGTTFK, encoded by the coding sequence ATGAACGATTATTTTAAAGGAAAAACCCTAGTTATCAGTGGTGGAACGCGTGGTATTGGTAGGGCTATCGTGTATGAGTTTGCTAAGGTGGGTGTGAATATTGCTTTTACTTATAATTCAAATGCACAAATTGCTGATGAGATGATAAAGGATTTAGAGGCTAATTATAAAATCAAAGCTCGTGCTTATGAGTTTAACATACTTGAGCCAGAAACTTACAAGGAGCTTTTTGAAAAGATCGATGCTGATTTTGATAGGGTTGATTTTTTCATTTCAAATGCTATCATTTCAGGGCGTGCAGTGGTTGGCGGATACACTAAATTTATGAAGCTTAAGCCTCGTGGGATAAACAATATCTTTACCGCTACCGTAAATGCCTTTGTGGTCGGCGCTCAAGAAGCAGCTAAAAGAATGGAAAAAGTAGGTGGTGGAAGCATTATTTCTATCTCATCAACAGGAAATTTAGTTCATATCGAAAACTACGCAGGACATGGCACAGCAAAAGCAGCCGTTGAAGCTATGGCAAGATATGCAGCTACTGAGCTTGGCGATAAAAATATAAGAGTAAATGTCGTTAGTGGAGGACCTATTGAAACTGACGCACTAAGAGCCTTTACAAACTACGAAGAAGTAAAGCAAGCAACCATAAATTTAAGCCCACTTAACCGCATGGGACAGCCTGAGGATTTGGCTGGTGCTTGTTTGTTCTTATGCTCTGATAAAGCAAGCTGGGTTGCAGGACACACCTTTATCGTTGATGGTGGCACGACTTTTAAGTAA
- a CDS encoding MBL fold metallo-hydrolase has translation MQILSQACGDYATNCYIIKSDKGDFIIDPGFNAFDFVQKNVQDPKAILNTHGHFDHVWDNAKLKDFYQIPIYIRKEDEFMLEDPFHMGHTPSKADILIEDENELEISGMKFKFHFFPGHTPGCCMIELVGENLMFSGDFLFKQSIGRWDFPYSDGKAMKQSLQKVLTYTKDYELLCGHGDKTSLKQEQANIPAWINYIG, from the coding sequence ATGCAAATTCTTAGCCAAGCTTGTGGGGACTACGCAACAAATTGCTATATCATAAAAAGCGATAAGGGCGATTTTATCATTGATCCGGGTTTTAATGCCTTTGATTTTGTGCAAAAAAATGTACAAGATCCTAAAGCTATCTTAAATACACATGGTCATTTTGATCATGTTTGGGACAATGCAAAGCTTAAAGACTTCTATCAAATTCCCATTTATATAAGAAAAGAAGATGAATTTATGCTAGAAGATCCCTTTCACATGGGACATACACCTAGTAAGGCTGATATTTTGATAGAAGATGAAAATGAACTTGAAATTTCTGGAATGAAATTTAAATTTCATTTCTTTCCCGGACACACTCCAGGTTGTTGTATGATAGAACTTGTTGGAGAAAATTTAATGTTTAGTGGGGATTTTTTATTTAAACAAAGCATAGGCAGGTGGGACTTTCCTTACTCTGATGGTAAGGCGATGAAACAAAGCTTACAAAAGGTCTTAACTTACACAAAAGACTATGAACTTTTATGTGGACATGGGGATAAAACGAGCCTAAAACAAGAGCAAGCAAATATCCCTGCTTGGATCAACTATATAGGATAA